The sequence GAGCCAGGTCCTCGCAGATCGGCTGGCCAAAGCCTACGGGAGGCCGGTGGGTTACTCGGTCTACCCCTTCAGGGAGTACGACCACGACTCCCGCACCAACGCCCACGGCTACCCCGGCCTCATCGACGTCGGTGAGAGCCTCATCATCGGCTGCGCCGACAACGCCCTTGCACGGAAGGCGATGGCCGAGTGCCTGCCGGGGCACCCGGCCCGCTGGCTCATCGACGCGGGCAACGACACCAACTGGGGACAGGTGCTGGTGGGCAATGTGGCAGGGCGGGTGGACTGGGACGAGCCCGCCTTCGTCGACCAGACCTGCTACCTGGCCCCCGCGCCCACGCTCCAGCGCCCCGACCTGCTGACGGCGGTCTCGACCAGGCCGCCGGACGTGGACTGCGCGGCCGCCCTCGACCTCACCGACCAGGACCCGACCATCAACCAGATGATGGCGTCGCTGGTGCTCCAGGTGGTCCGCCGCATGGTGGCGGGCACCTGCCCCTTCATGGCCCTCTACCTGGACATGGATCTGGGCACGGTCACACCCACCTACGTCACGCCGGAGGCGGTGGAGCGGACGGTGGGGACCCACGCCGAGTGATCGGCGCACGCGAACACACTCGAAGAACGACAAGGAGAGAAACAATGAGCGACAAGAACGGGACCGCCACGACCAAGACCATGTGGCAGGACACCCACAGCGGCCTCCGCAGGCACAAGCTGATGACGAAGGAGCTCGCCGACACGATCCCCGCCCTCTACGCCAACGAGAACGTGGAGGACTACGACACCGTCCTCGCGCCGGCCAAGCTCTTCTCGCCCTACAGCAACTGGACCTGGTACATCACCGAGATGGATCCGGTTACGGGCCTCTGCTTCGGCCTCGTCGAGGGGTTCGAGACCGAGCTGGGCTACTTCGACCTGACCGAGTTGGCGGAGGCCAAGGTGTTCGGCCAGGTCCCCGCCGTGGAGCGCGACCTCTACTGGAAGCCGCAGACCCTGGGGGAGATAAAGCGGAAGTCGAGCCTGGCGGCGTAGCAGGGAGACCGGTCCACGCGAGCGCACACACATATAAGGAAAGGAGAAGACCATGCCAGACGAGACCGGAACGGAAACGGCCCGCTCGGACGCGCCGGGCGTAGACGACAGCCTCTTCGGTGATGCCCCGGACGATTCGCAGGCCGGGGTAGCCGAGGAGCATGTCTCCACAGGGGAGACCGAACCGGGGGAAGACGCTCCCGACGACGCCGAAGAAGAGGCCGCGGAAGGCCAGCAGGAGTCCGGCAATGCCGAGACGGACGCCCAGCAGGAGGGCCTGAAGGTGATCGTGTCCATCAAGGGAAGCAGGGCCACCATAGGGGTGCAGCAACCCTCGTCGGACCCGCACATCGAGTCCTTCGACAACCTGGATGAGTCTGGGCTGACGCAGGAGGTCGCGGCGGTGATCGAGAGGGCCAGGGCCCGGTGGGAGGAGTCGCCGAAGCACCCCGCCTACGAGCGGCCCGCTCCCCCGGCCCGACGCCAGCGAAGGCGTCAGCAGGAGACGGGCCAGACCGCTAACGCCGAGACGGAGGCGGAGCAGGCGCAGCAGCAGACGCTGAGGCTCTTCTAAACAGCCGGAGCGCGCGAAACACGGGGGGAGGTCGTCGCAGCCATTGCGACGGCCTTCCCCGCCCATCCATATGTGCGGTCTTTTTGCGCTCAAGACCGATTGCGCCGCCAATGTATGGCGTCTTTTTCTATTGGGAGAACAGTTCAGCAACCTTGAAGGGAGTGCAGGAAATGAAACCTAATGGCGATGGACCGTTAACACGGTCAGTTGAAACCGGTAGGAGGTACGAGGTCATGGAGATGCACCTGTTCGACGGGAATGCCCGCGATGAAGAGGCCCTCTGCGGGGCCGATAGCTCGGCCGAAGGCCGCATGGGCGTGGACTACTATCTGGATTGTCGGAGGAGAGGCGCTCCGGTGGGAACCGTCTGTGAAGGATGCAAGACCCTGGCGGTCCCGTTCGCCGAGAACCGTGTCCGGGATATGGAGGCCGACGGCGACGCGGACGAGGCGGAGGAGTTTCGCAGGCTCGCCGGGACGCTTGCGAGGGAGACCGGCCAAGACCGGAGCGGCGACTAGGAAACACGGCGGGGCACGACCATCTGTGTGGTCTTTTTGCGTTTAAGGCCCCGCGCCGCCTCAGTCGGTGAAGAGGTGGCCGAGTCCCAGGTCGTCGGCCAAGTCCTGTAGTGCCTTCAGATTCTGATAGCTGGGCCGCACTCCCCGCTTCCACCAGCGCCTTATGGTGATGGGAGAGATGCCGAGACGACGGGCAATCTCCGCCCATGTCAGACCGGACGCATGCTGAAACCACGCCAGGCGCTGTGGGAAGGCGTCTGAGACGGCGTGGGGCTTTCTCCTGTACTGCGCGGGCTGGCCCGACATCGAACCGATCCTCCACAGAAACCGCCAACTCCCTCGACTCTCGCGGGTTGGAAGAATCCGTGTCCTGGGACTGGACTCCAATCCCTCCCCGCCCAACATCCATGTATGCGGCCCTCTTTGCGTTGGGGGGAGATTCGGAGCCGCTCGACGGGCCACTGCCGCCTGATGGTCAGGGCAGGTTCCAGAACTCCCGGAGCCTGCCCGTACTGGTTTCAAGGGAATATCGCCGATGCCGCGACAGCGAAGCAGTTCGATCCCCCCCAACGCAAAGAAGGCCGCATACATGGACGACGGGGAGGTGGAGTCCAGTCCCAGGACACGGATTCTTCCACCCCGCGAGAGTCGATTGCGTTGACGGTATCTGTGGAGGATCGGTTCGATGTCGGGCCAGCGCGCGCAGTACAGGAGAAAGTCCCACGCCGTCTCAGACGCCTTCCCACAGCGCCTGGAGTGGTTTCAGCATGCGTCCGGTCTGACATGGGCGGAGATTGCCCGTCGTCTCGGCATCTCTCCCATCACCATACGGCGCTGGTGGAAGCGGGGAGTGCGGCCCAGCTATCAGAATCTGAAGGCGCTACAGGACCTGGCCGACGACCTGGGACTCGGCCACCTCTTCACCGGCT comes from Chloroflexota bacterium and encodes:
- a CDS encoding ThiF family adenylyltransferase; its protein translation is MPYYLDNAFLLDDPWITVVGCGGTGGFVAEGLCRLFQGREANIVLVDHDRVEPHNLLRQNFYPGDVGGFKSQVLADRLAKAYGRPVGYSVYPFREYDHDSRTNAHGYPGLIDVGESLIIGCADNALARKAMAECLPGHPARWLIDAGNDTNWGQVLVGNVAGRVDWDEPAFVDQTCYLAPAPTLQRPDLLTAVSTRPPDVDCAAALDLTDQDPTINQMMASLVLQVVRRMVAGTCPFMALYLDMDLGTVTPTYVTPEAVERTVGTHAE
- a CDS encoding DUF2958 domain-containing protein, with protein sequence MSDKNGTATTKTMWQDTHSGLRRHKLMTKELADTIPALYANENVEDYDTVLAPAKLFSPYSNWTWYITEMDPVTGLCFGLVEGFETELGYFDLTELAEAKVFGQVPAVERDLYWKPQTLGEIKRKSSLAA
- a CDS encoding helix-turn-helix domain-containing protein; amino-acid sequence: MSGQRAQYRRKSHAVSDAFPQRLEWFQHASGLTWAEIARRLGISPITIRRWWKRGVRPSYQNLKALQDLADDLGLGHLFTG